Within Streptomyces sp. NBC_00704, the genomic segment GTGTACGACCTGCGCCGCTTCAACGTCATCGGGACGATCTCCTACGACCACCCGGACCCGTCGATCTTCACCGTGCTGACCTCCCCCTCGGACACCCCCGGCCTGGCCGGCGTCGACTTCGTGGTGTTCGCGCCGCGCTGGCTGGTCGGCGAGGACACCTTCCGGCCGCCGTACTTCCACCGCAACGTGATGAGCGAGTACATGGGCCTGGTCGAGGGCGCGTACGACGCCAAGACGGCCGGCAAGGGGGGCTTCGTGCCGGGCGGCGGTTCGCTGCACAACATGATGTCGGCGCACGGCCCGGACCGGGAGACCTTCGACCGCGCCAGCGCCGCCGAGCTGCGGCCGCAGCGCGTCGACGACGGGCTGGCGTTCATGTTCGAGACGCGCTGGCCGGTCGTCCTCACGCCGCAGGCCGCCCGGGCCGACCATCTGCAACAGCGCTACGACGACGTCTGGCAGGGCCTCGAACGGCACTTCCGGCCCACCGACGACACATTGCACTGAACGGTGCCGACCGGTACGGATAGCCCGTGACCTCCTTCGCGCCGGACTCGATCGTCCTCACCCGCAAGCTGCCGCTCTGGTACCAGGTGTCGCAGTCGCTGCGCGCCTCGATACTGGGCCGCTCGCCCCGCGACCCGCTCCGGCTGCCCACCGAGGAGCAGCTGGCCGGGCACTACGGGGTGAGCGTGCTGACCATGCGGCAGGCGCTGAAGGAGCTGGAGGACGAGGGGCTGATCACCCGGCACCGGCGCCGGGGCACGTTCATCGAGCCGACGGCCCGGCGCGGGGCCCCGGTGCGGCTGCTGGGCTCGGTCGACGCGATCGTGGCCCAGCAGTCCGGCATGACGACCGAGCTGCTGGAGCACGGCCGCACGGCCGTCCCCGCCGAGGTCGCCGAACACTTCCCGGACCTGGCCGAGGTGGCGGCCTACCACCGCCTCAGGAGCGACGAGGAGACGGGCGAGCCCACCAACCACGCCCGCAACTACGTCCGCCCCGAACTGGCGGCCCGCATCGATCCCGAGGACCTGGTCCGCTGGCCCATGACGAAGGTGCTGCGGGACGTCGTCGGCGCGGACATCGGCAGGATCACCGACACCGTGGAGGCGCGGCTGGCGGACCCGGAGACGGCCCGGCTGCTCCAGGTCCCGCTGCTCAGCCCGATCCTGCACTACACGGGGGTCACCCGTGACGCCGAGGGCCGGGTGCTCGACGCGGCCGTCATCCACTACCGGGGCGACCGCTTCTCGTTCACGGTCACGCTCGACGCGACGTGACGCGCCGTGCCGCGCGGTCCGCGAGCCGTCGTACGATGCCCGGCGTGACGCACGACGACGCTCCGCCGCTGGCGGACCTCATGCCGTGGTCCGTCGCACCGCCGCGGCTCGGCCGGGGGTGGCCGACGGCGCCCGACCCGGCGTCCCTGAAGGCCCGCTGGGACGCCCTGCTGAAGGCCGACGGCGCGGACCGCGAGGCCCTCTTCGAGCCGACGCGCTCGCGCACCCTGCACTCGGCGGTCGGACAGCTGCCCGGCCCGCGCGGCGGGACGCGCAAGCTGGCGCGCGCCTCGGGCCCGTGCCCCGAGCCGGTCCGGGTGCTGGCCGCGCCCTTCGACGAGCAGTGGCTGATCCCCGACCAGCGCCTCATCGACGCGGCCCGCCCCGAGCTGTGGCGGGTCACGGACGAACGGCAGGTCTTCGTGGTGGAGACGCCCGAGCCGCCCCTGCTGGCGACCTCGCTGCTGCCGCTGGTGCGGCCCGGCCGGATCCGGCCCCTGTACCGGCGGCCCGGCGGCGAGGAGCCCAACCTCGCGCCGGGCCTGCCGGACCTGCTGCGCCGGCTCGGCCTCTCCGGCGACCCGGTGGACTTCCTGGCCTGGACCCTGACCGCCGTCCGCCCCGACCTGACCGTCCCGCTCACCCGCGATCCCGGGGTCTGGGCCGAGGGCGTGGCGTCGGGCCGGCGGGCGCTGTGGCTGCTGCGCCGCGACGGCGAGCGCCCGCGGCTCCCCGGCGGGCGGCGGCCCTACGTCCGCGCCCCGCTCCCGTCCCGCCCGCTGACCCTGCGCTACGACCGCGACGCCGAGACCCTCCACCTCGACGAGGGCCGCGTCTCCCCCGTTCCGCCGGAGGCCTGGGACTTCGAGACCGGCGGGGAGCGGGTGCTGGAGCGGTGGTTCGCGGCGCGCGCCGCGCGGGACGCGGGTCCTGGCGGCCTCGCGGCGATCCGGCCGGCGGTCTGGCAGCAGGCCTGGACGTCCGAACTCCTGGAGCTGGTCACCGTGTTGACGCTGCTGGCCGAGGTCCGCGCCCGGCAGGCGCGGTGGACGGTGCCCGACGCCCTCACCACGGCGGAGCTGCGCGCGGCGGGCGTGCTGCCCGTCCCGGCCTCCGCGCGCCGCCCGGCGACCGTGCTGGACCATCACGAGGAGGGCCCGGAGGGCCAGTTCGCGCTGCTGTGAGGGTCACCCCCGGGGCACGAAGCCGTCCAGCACCCGGTCCACGGCCGTCGCGAACACCGCCTCCAGATCGATCGGCCCCGCGTCCTCCATGAACGCCGCCGCCATCCGCGGGAACGCCCCGCCGGCCACCTGGCTCCCCAGGTAGGCGATCCGCACCGCGTTCTCCTGCTCCTCGGACCAGGGCAGCGAGCGGACCCGCTCGGCGGTGGCCAGCTCGCTCGCCACATAGGTCGTCACGACCGCGTTGAGCATGGCGACGAGCTGGAGTTTCATGCCGTACTTCATGTCCAGCGGGTCCAGGCAGGCGAGGCAGTGCTCCAGGTAGCGCAGGGCGTTGGGGCTGAACCCGTAGGCCGGTGACATGAGTTTCGGCAGCCAGGGGTGGCGGCGCATCAGGGCCCGGGTGTCGTGGGCGACCCGGCGCATGTCCGCCCGCCAGTCCCCGCCGGGCTCCCACAGCTCGTGCTCGCCGCTGACGGCGTCCACCATCAGTTCGTAGAGGTCCTCCTTGCGGGGGACGTAGTTGTACAGGGACATGGTCCCGCAGCCCAGGGCGGCGGCGACGTGCCGCATGGACACGGCGTCGAGGCCGCCCTCGTCGGCCGTGCGCACGGCGGCCGCCGCGATGTCGGCGCGCGTGTACGCGGGTCTGGGTCCGCGGCCCGTCCGCTCGGGACGGGCCCAGATCACTTCGGGTACGGCCGCTCGGCCCGCCATCGAAACATCACCTCGTCGACCATGGTAGTTACGTACACCGTACGTAGTGCGCTATGGTCGCGGCATGACTTCTACGTACGATGTACTTAGTGAAGGTCTGGAGAAGCGGTTCGGCGAGGTGCGCGCCCTGCGCGGCCTCGACCTCGCCGTCCCACGGGGCACGGTCTGCGCGGTCCTGGGACCCAACGGCGCGGGCAAGACCACCGCGGTCCGGCTGCTGACCACCCTGCTGCGCCCCGACGCGGGCTCGGCCCGGATCGCCGGCCACGACCTGGTCCGGGAGGCCGCGGCCGTGCGCGGCGCCATCAGCGTCGTGGGGCAGTACGCCACGGTCGACGGCGACCTCACCGGGCGGCAGAACCTGCGGCTCTTCGCCCGTCTGCACCGGGTGCGCGGCCCGGCGGCGCGCGCCGACGACCTGCTCGCCCGGTTCGGGCTGGAGGAGGCCGCCGACCGGTCCGCCGCCACCTACTCGGGCGGCATGCGCCGCCGCCTGGACCTCGCCGCCGCCCTGATCCGCCGGCCCCGGGTCCTCTTCCTCGACGAGCCGACCACCGGACTGGACCCGGCCGGCCGGGGCGAGGTCCACGACGCCGTGCGCGAACTCGGGCGGGACGGCACGACGGTCCTGCTGACCACCCAGTACCTGGAGGAGGCCGACCACCTCGCCGACGACATAGCCCTCGTGGACCGCGGCCGCGTCGCGCACACCGGTTCGCCCCGCCACCTCAAGGCATTGATCGGCTCCTACGCCGAAGCCGTCGTCGCCGATCCGGCAGCCCTGCCGGTGGCGGCCGCGGCGCTGGCCCGGATCACGGGCGCCGAACCCGCGCCGGACCCGGCCCGCGCCGCCGTCGGCGCGGTCTCCCGCGACACCACGCTCACCCTGCCCCGCCTGGTGCGCGAACTCGACGCGGCGGGCGTGCCGCTGCTCGACGCGACGCTGCGCCCCCCGACCCTCGACGAGGTGTTCCTGCACCTCACGGCCGAACAGGAGATCGCCGCATGAGCGCCGCCGCCCTGACGTACGACGGAACGGCCATGCTGGGCCGGCAACTGCTGCGGGTCCGCAACAACCCGGCGCTGGTGATCCTCACCCAGAGCATGCCGATCACCATGCTGCTGTTCTTCGGCTACTTCTTCGGCAGCGCCCTGTCGATGCCCGGCGCGGAGTACCGCTCCTTCCTCGTGCCCGGCCTGCTGGTGGCCACCGCCGCCAACGGCATCATGACCGGCATGTTCCAGGCGGCCCAGGACGTCCACCGCGGCGTGACCGACCGGCTGCGCACGCTGCCGGTGAGCCGGGCGGCGGTGCCGCTCGGACAGGCCGCGGCCGACCTCGTCGTCACCGCGGCGGGGACGGCGCCCTTCCTCCTGGTGGCACTGGCCGTCGGCTGGCGGGTGGAGGGCTCGGCCGCGGCCGCGGCCGGCGCACTGGGCCTGCTGCTGATCTTCCGGTTCGCCTGCACCTGGATCGGGATCCACCTCGGGCTGCTCTCGCGCAGCGAGGAGGCGGCCGGCCAGCTGGGCAGCGCGACGTTCCTGCTGCCCCTGATGTCCAACGCCTACATCCCGACCGACGGCCTGCCGGGCCGGCTGCGCACGCTCGCCGAGTGGAACCCGCTCAGCGCGGTGACCACGGCCCTGCGGGACCTGTTCGGCAACGCGCCCGTCCCCCCGCACTCCGCCTGGCCCGTGGCGCATCCGGTGGCCGGGTCGCTGGCCTGGTGCGCCCTGCTGCTCGCGGTGTTCGCCCCGCTCGCGGTACGGCGGTACGCGCGGGGCGAAGGCCAGGGCCTGCCGTTCGGATCGGCGTGCGGAGGCGGGGCCTGCTGACAGGGCCGCCGGTCAGGGGTCATGATCCCTTCCATGGACCAGCCCCTCCGGCCCTCGCCGCCGCCCCTTCCCCTTCCCCCGCAGCAGCAGCCCCTGCCCCTGCCCCTGCCCCTGGAAGGTCTCACGGTGGTCGCCGTCGAGCAGGCCGTCGCGGCGCCGTTCGCGACCCGGCAGCTCGCCGACCTCGGCGCCCGGGTGATCAAGGTCGAGCGGATCGACGGCGGCGACTTCGCGCGCGGCTACGACACCGCCGCCGGCGGTCTCGCCTCGCACTTCGTGTGGTGCAACCGGGGCAAGGAGTCCGTCGCGCTGGACCTGAAGGACCCGCGCGGCCTGGACGTCGTACGACGGCTGATCTCGGGCGCCGACGTGTTCGTGCAGAACCTCGCGCAGGGCGCCGCGGCCCGGCTCGGCCTGGACGCGGCCACCCTGTGCGCGGCGCACCCGCGGCTGGTCGCCGTCGACATCTCCGGCTACGGGCCGGCCGGCCCCTACGCGGACAAGCGGGCCTACGACATGCTCGTGCAGTGCGAGGCCGGGCTGGTGTCGGTGACCGGCACGCCCGAGCAGCCGGTGAAGGCGGGGATCCCGGCGGCGGACGTCGCGGCGGCCATGTACGCCTTCTCCGGCGTGCTGGCGGCGCTGGTGCGGCGCGGCACGACCGGACGCGGCGGCCCGGTGGAGGTGTCGATGCTGGAGGCGCTCGCGGAGTGGATGGGCCATCCCCTGCACCACACGATGCACGGCGGCTCCGCCCCGGCCCGCACCGGCCTCGCGCACGCGGTGATCGCGCCCTACGACGCCTACGCCACGGCCGACGGCGGACGGGTGCTGCTGTCGGTGCAGAACGACCGTGAGTGGCGGCGGCTGGCCGAACAGGTCGTCGGGCGGCCCGCGTCGGGGACGGATCCGGCGTACGCCACGAACGCGGCACGGGTGCGGAACCGCGAGCGCACCGACGCCCTGGTGGCGCGGGCGCTGGGCGCGCTGGACGCCGACGAGGCGCTGGCGCGGCTGGAGGCGGCGGGCATCGCCTGCGCGCGGCTGCGGGATCTGCACGAAGTGGCCGAGCATCCGCAGCTCGCGGCGCGCGACCGCTGGCGGGAGGTGGGGACGCCGGTCGGACCGCTGCGGGCGCTGCTGCCCCCGATCACGCTGCCGGGCGGGGCGGAGGCACGGATGGGGGACGTGCCCGCGCTCGGGGAGCACACCGAAGCACTGCTGCGTGCCGTGGGGATGACGGACGAGGAGATCGCAGCGCTGCGCCGGGACGGTGTGGCCGCCTGAGCGCGGGACTCAGTACATGACGACGTGCCGGCGGGTCAGTGCCGGTGACCGCCGAAGAGCGAACGGCGCAGTCGGCGCAGGGGCGCGAAGAGCGAGACGCGGCTGACCCTCGCCCGCGTCGTCTTGCCGGAACCGTGGTCGCGCACGGGCTCACGCGCGGTCAGCTCCCGCATCAGCGAGGTCGCCTCGGCCGTCTCCCGCTGCGGAACGGCGGGACCCGCCAGCACCGAGAGATGGCGGTCCAGGCGCGAACTGGTCGCGCTGCTCCCGCAGGTGATCGCAGGGACCCGCGCCCTGCTGTGCATCGTTATCTGTTCCATGTCACTCCCCACCCGTACGAGTCCACCCGGCCCGGGCAGGGTAACCCTATCGCCCCGTCGCGGCACCCGTGTATCGAGCTCACCTGATTCACCTTCCCCGTAAGGGGGTTGACGACGCCTCCGTGATCACTCTCCGAATCCAACCGATTTCAGGGTGAGTTGGACAACCGGCTGAGTAGTGGGCTGTGGCGATCCGGCGGCCGGCTCGACGGTCACAGCGAGTGACGTGGCCGCCCGGTCGAGACCGGTGGCGACCAGGGGCGTGTCGCCCGCGAAGAGCCCGAGGGAGCGCGGTTGCGCGTTCGGGCGCATGAGCCACAGCTGATGCGCCCGCCCGGCGGGCAACGCGTCGTATCCGCTCAAGGTGACGATCGCCCGCCCCTCTGAAACGGAAGCGATCACTCCGATACTCCGGCCCTCGGCGTCCTTCCCGTTGCCCGCCCGCGCGTCCGGAGCCGCGAGAACGTGGGCGATCTCACGTGCCTGGGCGCGCTCGGCGTCCAGCCGGTCCTGGGTCCGCCCGGCCTGGACGGCGAAGAGGGACGCCACCACGAGGGCCGCGGCGGCCGTGGCCGTCACCAGCGGCACGAACAGCGGACGGCGCGCGCGGGACTTCCCGCCGCGCCCGGACGCGTGGGAGCTGCCGCCGGAGCGGCGGGGCGGCGGCTGCACGCCCCACACGTGCGGGGGCAGTTGGGGCGCGTGCTCGCGCAACGGCGCGCGCGACGCCTCCTGCGGGGTGCGCTGGACGGCGGCCAGGACCCGCTCGCGCATCGCGGCCGGCGGCGGGGCGGCCGTCGACCAGGCCAGCCGCACGGCGTCCTCGGCCAGCTCCCGCACCTCGGCGGAGCAGCGGTCGCAGCCCTTGAGATGTCTTTCGAAACGGCGGCGCTCGTCGGCCTCGAGGGCGTCCAGCGCGTAGGGGGCGGCCAGCGAGTGCGGGTCCTCGCGGCGGAACAGGCCGAGCAGACTCATGCGGCGCCTCCCAGGCAGTCGCGCAGCCGCGTGAGCCCGTCACGCATCCGTGTCTTCACCGTGCCCAGCGGCAGGGACAGCCGGTCGGCCACCTCACGGTACGTGTAGCCGTCGTAGTAGGCGAGGGTGACGGACTGACGCTGAAGCTCCGTCAGCCGGTTCAGGCAGCGGCGGACCAACTGGCGTTCCAGGCCCGCCTCGACCTCCTCGGCCACCTGGTCGAAGGCGGGGTCGTGGTAGCGGGAGGCCTCGCGCTGCTCCCGGTCGACGGCCGCGCGGGCGCTGCGCACCCGGTCGACGGCGCGGCGGTGGGCGAGGGTGAGGATCCAGGACAGGGCGCTGCCGCGGTTCGGGTCGAAGCGGCCCGCGGAGCGCCAGGCCTCCAGGAGCACCTCCTGGGCGACCTCCTCGGACTGCGCGGGATCGCGGACGACCCGGCGCACGAGTCCGAACACCGGTCCGCAGACGAGGGTGTAGAGCCGTTCGAAGGCCCGCTGGTCGCCCCCCGCCACGAGCACCAGAAGCTCGTCCGCCTCCATGCCGTCCCCCTCCCTGCGGCCCCCGCACCCGGGCCGTCCCGTCACACCAGGCATCCGCAAACGAACACACCTCCGGTGGATGTGTACGGATCCGAGCGGCGAAAACGCGGGTGATCAGGAAAGAAAAAGTTTTTCGCTCCGGACCAATCCGAACCCGCCCTCCGCTCCGTATCACTGTCCGTCAGGCAACTTGGCACAGAGGACGGACGGCATGACAGCTTTCTCCAGGAGCGGCAACGGACGCAGGAGCGTCGCGACCCTCATATGCGGTGCGCTGGCCGCCGGGGGGCTCGCAGCCGCCGGCGCCGCCGCGTTGGCCCCGGGGGCCGCCTACGCCTCCAGCCACCGGGAGGCTCCTCTCATCTCGGGCACACCGCAGTACGACAACACCGACGTGTACGCGTTCGTCAGCCCGGACCACCCGGACACGACGACGATCGTCGCGAACTGGATCCCGTTCGAGGAGCCCGCGGGCGGCCCGAACTTCTTCCCGTTCGCCGAGGACGCCCAGTACGACCTGCACATCGACAACAACGGCGACGCGAAGGAGGACCTGACCTTCCGTTACACGTTCAAGACGCACACGAAGAACAAGAAGACGTTCCTCTACAACACCGGCGCCGTCGACAGTCTGTACGACCCCGACCTGAACGTGACGCAGTCGTACGACCTCGAACTGCTCAAGCTGAAGAAGGGGAAGGTCGAGCACAGGACGAAGATCGCGGACGACGTGCCGGTGGCGCCGTCGAACGTGGGCAAGGCGTCGATGCCGAACTACAAGAAGCTGCGCGACCAGGCGATCTACAAGCTGCCCAACGGCGCGAAGACGTTCGCCGGCCAGGCCGACGACCCGTTCTTCCTGGACCTGCGCGTCTTCGACCTGCTCTACGGCGGCGACCTCTCCGAGGTCGGCAACGACACGCTCAAGGGCTACAACGTCAACTCCATCGCGCTCCAGGTCCCGAGCGACATGATCGCCGAGTCGAAGCACCAGCCGATCGTCGGCATCTGGTCGACGACCCAGCGCCAGAACGCCCAGGGCTACTACTCGCAGGTCTCCCGGCTGGGCAACCCGCTGGTCAACGAGGTCGTCAACCCGATCAAGGACAAGGACCGGTTCAACGCGTCCCAGCCCAAGGACGACGGCCAGTTCCTGAAGAACGTCACCAACCCCGAGCTGCCCAAGCTCATCGAGGCGATCTACAAGATCAAGGCGCCGGCCGAGCCGCGCAACGACCTCGTCGACGTGTTCCTGAAGGGCGTCAAGGGCCTCAACCAGCCCCCGTACGTGACGCCTTCGGAGGAGCTGCGCCTCAACACCTCGATCAAGCCGTCCATGCACCCGAAGCGGCTGGGCGTCCTCGACGGTGACAACGCGGGCTTCCCGAACGGCCGCCGCCTCACCGACGACGTGATCGACGCCTCGCTCCAGGTGGTCGAGGGCGAACTGGTCGGCTCCAAGAACGACCTGGGCGACGCGGTCGACAAGAACGACAAGGGCTTCGAGACGTCCTTCCCCTACGTCGCCCTGCCCACCGAGGGCTCGCGCGGCGCGAGCGCCAAGAGCGGCGCCGACGTCCGCAGCCAGCTCGGCGACGCCCTCACCGGCTCGACCGACAACACCACGCTGATCGCGTCCTCCGCGGGCGCGGGCGCTGCGGGCATCCTCCTCATCGGCGGCGGCCTGATGTGGTGGCGTGGCCGGCGGCGGGCCTACTAGGCCCTCCCCCTGAACGGGCCGGGGAGAATCCTGCGCTCCCCGGCCCTGTCCCACCGACTGGCGCGGCCCGCGTACTCATCCCCCACGGCGCGGGCCGCGCCGCCCCCACGTGAGCAGACGGAACCACCCCAGGCGACCTAGGAGAGGGCATGTCCGCGCGGACGAACGACGGCGAACCGGAGCACACCCCACCGGTCTGCGCCCGACCGGCACCGGTCACCGGCGAACCGGACTCCGGTGCACCGGTCTCGCACCGGGACCAGCCGGCGCCGACCGCCGCCTCCGCGGAGGCCCCCGGCCCGCGGCACGCGACCGGGGCCGCACCGGGAACGGCGACCGCCCCGCAGACGGGCGTGACCGCGGAGACCGCCGTCGACGCCGACACCGCCACCGGCCCCGGAACCGTCGGTTCCGCCGGCGCCGGGGACGAATGCGGCGCCGACGCGGACACGGCCGTCGTCGCCACGGACGCGGACGCCGGCGCAGGCGCGGACGCCCCTGCCGGGGCGGAGGCCGACACCCACTCGGACGCCCCCGTCGGTGCGGACGCCGCCGGTGCGGCGGCCCTCGCGGGCGCGCAGGGCGTCGACGCAGACACGCGCGCCGGTGCGGACGCTGACGCAGATGCGGAAGCGCCCGCCGGTGTGGAGGCCCCCGCCGGTGCGAAGGCCCCCGCCGGTACGGAGGCCTGCGGCGTCGAGGTCGACGAGCGGGTCGTCGCCGTGCGGCGGGCGGGGGCCGCCGGGCGTCGCTGGCGGGCCGCCCAGCTCACCGCCTGCGCCGCCATGCTGGCCGTGGCGCTGACCGCCGGGGCGATCGCGTTCGGCGCGGCCCACGAGGGACGGGACATGCCCGTGGCGACCGCCGCCGCGGTCTCCCCCGGCCTCCTCGCCGGCGGCGACCTCGACGCGAGCATCACCGCCCTGCAAGGTCATCTGCGCGTCCAGCCGAGGGACTTCGGCGGCTGGGCCACCCTGGGGCTGGCCTACGTCGAGCAGGCCCGCACCAACGGAGACCCCTCCCGTTACCCGCAGGCCGAGCAGGCCCTGAAGCGTTCCCTCTCCCTGCGTCCCGGCAACGACGAGGCGCTGGCCGGCCGGGCCGCCCTCGCCGCCGCCCGGCACGACTTCGCGAACGCCCTGAAGCTGGCCGACCGGGTCCTGGAGCAGAACCCCTACAACGAGCGCGCGCTGTGCTCCCGTGTCGACGCCCTCGTCGAGCTGGGCCGCTACGACGAAGCCGAGGCGGCCGTCCGCGTCGCGGACCAGCGGCGGCCCGGCGTACCGGTGTTCACCCGCTACGCCTACGTCCACGAACTGCGCGGCGACGTCGCCACCGCCCGCCGGGTCCTGGAGCGGGCGCTCACCGCGGCCACCTCGCCCGGCGACATCGCCTACGTCGCCGCCCAGCTGGGCCAACTCGCCTGGAACCAGGGCGACTACGCCACCGCCCTCACCCACTACGCCCGCGCCCTCGCCGCCGACGAGAACTACCTTCCCGCACTCGAGGGCCGCGCCCGCGCGCAGGCCGCGAGCGGACAGCGGGCCGAGGCCGTCAAGGGGCTGGAGCTGATCGTCGCCCGCTACCCGCTCCCCGCACCGCTGGTGGAGCTGGGCGAGCTGTACGAGGCCCGGGGCGGCGCCGGAGACCGCGCGAAGGCCGGGGAGCAGTACGCGCTCGTCGACGCGTGGACCGCGATCGCCCGTGCCAACGGCGTCAACGCCGACCTGGACACCGCGCTCGCCGCCGCCGACCACGGCGACCGGGCGACGGCCCTGCGCGCGGCCCGCGACGACTGGTCCCGCCGGCACACCGTGCACACGGCGGACGCCCTCGCCTGGGCCCTGCACGTCAACGGCAAGGACGCCGAGGCCCTCCCCTACGCCCGTCAGGCCACGGCCACCGGCTACCGCAACGCGGCCTTCCTCTACCACCGCGGCGTGATCGAGCAGGCGACCGGCCACCGGGCCGACGCCCGGACGCATCTGTCCGCCGCGCTGAAGCTGAACCCCGGGTTCTCGCCGCTGGGCGCCCGCCAGGCCCGCGCGGCCCTCAAGACGCTGGAGGCGGGCAAGTGAGCACCCGTCGTCTGTTCGCCTCCTGCGCGGCCGTGCTCACGGCCGGCTGCGCGCTCGTGCTGGTCCCTTCCACCGGCGCGAGCGCGCACCCGCTCGGCAACTTCACCGTCAACCGCTACGACGGCCTCGTCGCCGCCCCGGGGCAGCTGCGCGTCGACCATGTCGAGGACCTCGCCGAGATCCCGGCGACCCAGGCGAAGCCGGACATCGAGCGGCTCGGGATGGACGCCTGGGCGCGGGAGCGCTGCGCGACGGCCGCCGCCGGCAGCAGGCTCACCGTCGACGGCCGTGCCGTGGCCCTCGCCGCGGGCGCGGGCAAGGCGTCCGTGCGGCCCGGCCAGGCGGGGCTCGACACGCTGCGCGTGGAGTGCCGGCTGACCGCCCCGCTGCCCGACGTCGCCGCCGGGGACGCCGTATCCGTCGACTTCCACAGCGCGGGCGTCTCCTCCGGGCCCGGCTGGCGGGAGATCACCGCGCGCGGCGACCGGATGACGCTCACCGCGTCCGACGTCCCGAAGAAGTCGCTGTCGGGCGAACTGATCAGTTATCCGAAGGAGTTGCTCTCCTCCCCGGCGGACACGTCGACCGCGTCCGTGCGGGTGCGGCCGGGTGGCGCGGCGCTCGTCGAACAGGACCGGGACGCACCGGCCGCCTCCGTGCTGCCGCGCGGCGCCGACCGCTGGACACGGGCCCTGGACGACCTGGTCGCCCGGCAGCACCTCACGCTCGGCTTCGCCGCGCTGGCCCTGGTGATCGCCGTCGGTCTCGGCGCGCTGCACGCGGTCGCCCCCGGGCACGGCAAGACCATCATGGCCGCGACGGCGGCCGCCCGCGGCGGCCGGGCGCGGATGAAGGACGTGCTGCCGCTCGCCGCATCGGTCACCGTCACGCACACGCTCGGCGTCGTCGCCCTGGGCCTCCTCGTCACCGCCGGTTCGGCCGCGGCGCCCTCGGTGATCGCCTGGCTGGGACTGGCGAGCGGCGCGCTGGTGCTCTTCGCGGGCGTGACCCTGGCCCGCCGCGCCTGGCGCGGCCGGGGCGGCGCCGCGCACGGACACGGACACACCCACCCTCACCCGCATCCCCACCCGCACCCGCAGGGCGGTCACTCGCCCGACCGCGAGCCCGCGAAAGCCGCGGACCGTCAACTCGCCCTCGTCGGGGCCACCACCGCGCACACCCATACGCATCCCGGTTCCGAGGACGCGTCCGGCCACGGGCACGGCCACAGCCACGACCCCGGTCCCGGCCACGGCCGTCCGCACGAGCACGAGCACGAGCACCGGCACGAAGACGGTCACGCACACGGGCCCGAGCACGACCACGGACACACCCACACCCACACGCACGGCGGCCACACCCACACCCATGCCGTCGCCCCCACTCTGCGCGGCACGCTCCTGCTCGGGTTCGCCGGCGGCATGGTGCCCAGTCCGTCGGCGGTCGTCGTGCTGGTCGGCGCGGCCGCGCTCGGGCAGGCCTGGTTCGGGCTGCTGCTCGTCGTCGCGTACGGCGTCGGCCTCGCGCTGACCCTGACCGCCGCCGGGTTCGCCGTCGTCCGGCTCGGCGCGGGGGCGACCCGCCTGCTGGACCGGCAGCCGCGCTGGACGGCCCACCCGGCCGTGACGACCGTGCGGCGCAACCTGCCCCTGTGGTCCGCGTTCCTCGTGGTGGTCCTCGGCGCCGGACTGGTGCTCAGGGGGGCCGCATCCGTACTGGGCTGAGCTACGTTGGTGGGGTTGCGGAGGTTTTCGCCCGGATGCGAAGAGCGAAATGGGGGCGCGGTGTCCGAAGAACCGGGCAGTGAACGTCTGATCGCGGGCCGCTACCGTCTGCTGACGCCGCTCGGCGAGGGCGGCATGGGCACGGTGTGGCGGGCCCGGGACGAGGTGCTGCA encodes:
- a CDS encoding GntR family transcriptional regulator — protein: MTSFAPDSIVLTRKLPLWYQVSQSLRASILGRSPRDPLRLPTEEQLAGHYGVSVLTMRQALKELEDEGLITRHRRRGTFIEPTARRGAPVRLLGSVDAIVAQQSGMTTELLEHGRTAVPAEVAEHFPDLAEVAAYHRLRSDEETGEPTNHARNYVRPELAARIDPEDLVRWPMTKVLRDVVGADIGRITDTVEARLADPETARLLQVPLLSPILHYTGVTRDAEGRVLDAAVIHYRGDRFSFTVTLDAT
- a CDS encoding type ISP restriction/modification enzyme, with the protein product MPGVTHDDAPPLADLMPWSVAPPRLGRGWPTAPDPASLKARWDALLKADGADREALFEPTRSRTLHSAVGQLPGPRGGTRKLARASGPCPEPVRVLAAPFDEQWLIPDQRLIDAARPELWRVTDERQVFVVETPEPPLLATSLLPLVRPGRIRPLYRRPGGEEPNLAPGLPDLLRRLGLSGDPVDFLAWTLTAVRPDLTVPLTRDPGVWAEGVASGRRALWLLRRDGERPRLPGGRRPYVRAPLPSRPLTLRYDRDAETLHLDEGRVSPVPPEAWDFETGGERVLERWFAARAARDAGPGGLAAIRPAVWQQAWTSELLELVTVLTLLAEVRARQARWTVPDALTTAELRAAGVLPVPASARRPATVLDHHEEGPEGQFALL
- a CDS encoding TetR/AcrR family transcriptional regulator, whose protein sequence is MAGRAAVPEVIWARPERTGRGPRPAYTRADIAAAAVRTADEGGLDAVSMRHVAAALGCGTMSLYNYVPRKEDLYELMVDAVSGEHELWEPGGDWRADMRRVAHDTRALMRRHPWLPKLMSPAYGFSPNALRYLEHCLACLDPLDMKYGMKLQLVAMLNAVVTTYVASELATAERVRSLPWSEEQENAVRIAYLGSQVAGGAFPRMAAAFMEDAGPIDLEAVFATAVDRVLDGFVPRG
- a CDS encoding ATP-binding cassette domain-containing protein, which codes for MTSTYDVLSEGLEKRFGEVRALRGLDLAVPRGTVCAVLGPNGAGKTTAVRLLTTLLRPDAGSARIAGHDLVREAAAVRGAISVVGQYATVDGDLTGRQNLRLFARLHRVRGPAARADDLLARFGLEEAADRSAATYSGGMRRRLDLAAALIRRPRVLFLDEPTTGLDPAGRGEVHDAVRELGRDGTTVLLTTQYLEEADHLADDIALVDRGRVAHTGSPRHLKALIGSYAEAVVADPAALPVAAAALARITGAEPAPDPARAAVGAVSRDTTLTLPRLVRELDAAGVPLLDATLRPPTLDEVFLHLTAEQEIAA
- a CDS encoding ABC transporter permease translates to MSAAALTYDGTAMLGRQLLRVRNNPALVILTQSMPITMLLFFGYFFGSALSMPGAEYRSFLVPGLLVATAANGIMTGMFQAAQDVHRGVTDRLRTLPVSRAAVPLGQAAADLVVTAAGTAPFLLVALAVGWRVEGSAAAAAGALGLLLIFRFACTWIGIHLGLLSRSEEAAGQLGSATFLLPLMSNAYIPTDGLPGRLRTLAEWNPLSAVTTALRDLFGNAPVPPHSAWPVAHPVAGSLAWCALLLAVFAPLAVRRYARGEGQGLPFGSACGGGAC
- a CDS encoding CaiB/BaiF CoA transferase family protein, with product MDQPLRPSPPPLPLPPQQQPLPLPLPLEGLTVVAVEQAVAAPFATRQLADLGARVIKVERIDGGDFARGYDTAAGGLASHFVWCNRGKESVALDLKDPRGLDVVRRLISGADVFVQNLAQGAAARLGLDAATLCAAHPRLVAVDISGYGPAGPYADKRAYDMLVQCEAGLVSVTGTPEQPVKAGIPAADVAAAMYAFSGVLAALVRRGTTGRGGPVEVSMLEALAEWMGHPLHHTMHGGSAPARTGLAHAVIAPYDAYATADGGRVLLSVQNDREWRRLAEQVVGRPASGTDPAYATNAARVRNRERTDALVARALGALDADEALARLEAAGIACARLRDLHEVAEHPQLAARDRWREVGTPVGPLRALLPPITLPGGAEARMGDVPALGEHTEALLRAVGMTDEEIAALRRDGVAA